A segment of the Symmachiella macrocystis genome:
AAACTCAGGTTCGATCTTGGCCGAAGGACTGAGCATTCCTTCTAAAAGTTGCGCAGCGGTTTTTTTCTGGGCGACCTTGCGGAGATCCGGTCCTAGCGTTTCGCCGGTTTTGTCGATGCGGTGGCAATTGCGACAGGTCACACTCGCATTTTTTTCAAACAACATGCGTCCACGATTCGCATCGCCCTTTAGGGCGAGGATTTGTTCGGGTTTGATAATGCTCCCTAACCGTTTCACACGCTGTTCCTCGGGCAGAAACCGTTCAAACAGATCGCGGACTTGGCTGTCGGAATGAGCGAGAGCCTGTGCGATGATCTTGCGGCGCATCGTTTCGCCCAACGACGACTGTTGCACCGCACGCAGCGCGCGGAGTGCGCCGGTGGTTGTCGAGAGCAGTTGCGTCACGGCGACGGCTTGTTCCTCTGAACTCGTATCAGTGTTGTTGACAGCAGCAAGGTGATCATCCGTCGCCGTGGCGGGGGATTCGCTGTCGGTCGTCGCCGGCAATTGGGAAATCCAATCGTAGATCAGCTCCACTCCAGCGTCATCCACCATCGTGGAACCGATGTGCGGCATGCGGCCTCGTCCCAATTTGGACATGCGGTACCACAGGACCGACCGGTACGGATCTCCCGGAGCAATCACACGCGCGCTCGGTATGCTGAATGTCCCTTGCGAGGGACGCTCGTTGAGCATGGTCGTCTTTGGCAATTCCAAATCGTATTGCATTTTGGAAAGGACCGAACTCCCCGCATGCATGCGGTGGCAATGCGCGCAGTTCGTGTGCAGATACGATCTTGCACGCAAATTCTGATCGGCCGCCGGATCGTGGGGATTAACGAGGACAGATTTGTCAGTCGGCTCCGACAGATCCTGGTCGAGCAAATCGACATGCGCGAACGAGCGAAGTTGGTTATCGGCCGCCGCACCATAGTGATGTTGTCGATTCAATTGAGGAGCATTGAACGCCAACGCGTTTCCCGCCCAGGGATTGTGGCAGCGCATGCACTCCGTCCGGCTGGAGAAATGCCACGTCTGTTGCCGGTGTCCACCAGGAGCGGTCGGGTCTTGAATATCAAGCGGCACATCCACTCCCTCGGCGGCGACTAACGTTGCGTCGGTCTGTTCCGGGTTCCAACGATAGCTGTATCCCTGCCAGGCGCTTCCGTCGTAATGCAGAATCTGCGTCTCAATGCGGCGGCGGCCATTGTCACTGCCCGGTTGCATGTCGAGTGAAATTGTCTTCGCCAAAACGGAATCTTTAGGAAAAACCCACGGGCTGCCTTTAGTGGTCACCGTGCCGTCGCCCGGTATTGCGACATAGCGCTGTGCTGTTGCCTCGTCGGCCCATGCTTCGGCGTTGATGGAATACGGGATCACCCCCTCCGCTGGAGTATGGTCGGCCACCGAACGCAACAATCCCGTTTCACTAAGTTTATGCGGGAATTCGACTGGCGAACCGGCGGCCGGGTTGGGGACCAATCGATAAATCTCGCCGGGGGTATATCCCACCACGTAAAATTCGCTCTTCTGGTCGGTCCCGAAACAGACTAGCTTGAGTGTCGTATCGGCGATCTCTTCTTGCGAGGTCACCCGCTCGCCATCGTATCCCACAGCCCACATTTTTCCGGTTTCGAAATCACCGTATAGATACTTGCCCGACAGTGACCCCAGCCGCGTACCGTGATACACATGACCACCGGTGATCGAGGCTGATTCGGAGTGCGGATGCGCGACGGTCGGCGGTGAAATCGGCGACGGGCCGCGATCGACACTTGTGTGAATCGGTTGTGGACCTTCGACGGCGCTCCAGCCATAATTTCCGCCGCGACGGACATGGTAAACCATCTCCCACAATTCCCAACCGACATCGCCCATCCACAACCGTCCGCTACGCGTGTCGAAATTCATTTTCCAGGGATTGCGGAATCCATACGCCCAAATTTCCGGTCGCGCATCTTCGATGTCAACAAACGGATTGTCCGTTGGAATCGCATACCCCTTGCCCTCGGCCGACTGATCGACGTCGATCCGCAATACCGACGACAACAGGTCGCTAATGTCTTGTCCGGTTTTCAGTATGTCGGGCGGATTCGGTCCCGTGCCGTCACCCGTGGAGACATACAGATATCCGTCGTGGCCGAACTTCAGACACCCTCCGTTGTGTCCACCCGAGGGCCAGGTGATGATCGGCTTTTCACTGGCCGGATCAATCGTGGGCGGGTCGGTTTTGCTCACTGTGAATCGCGAAACGTGCGAGCCGTCCGGTATGTTTGAACCAATGACGTAACAGACATAGCAGTAGCGATTCTGCTCAAAATCAGGATGAAACTCCAACCCGTAGAAATTGCCCGCCTTGGTGAGCGTCTTGTGCAGATCAACGACCAAGTCCGGTTTTCCGACGTCGTTGCGGTTGGGAAACGAGTAGATTTTTCCGTGCAATTCCAACAGGAAGAGACGGTCGCTGCCCGGTGCCGGCGTCAATTCCACCGGGTTTTCAAACGACAACTGCGGAAAAACCCGCTCGACGGTGTACGGTTTGGGCGGCTCGGGAGAACCGGTGATGCGGGACGTGGTCC
Coding sequences within it:
- a CDS encoding PQQ-dependent sugar dehydrogenase yields the protein MMKSKYRVWAAWFLLAPLTATADEPAAKPAATAEAPYGLPQRQRWTTSRITGSPEPPKPYTVERVFPQLSFENPVELTPAPGSDRLFLLELHGKIYSFPNRNDVGKPDLVVDLHKTLTKAGNFYGLEFHPDFEQNRYCYVCYVIGSNIPDGSHVSRFTVSKTDPPTIDPASEKPIITWPSGGHNGGCLKFGHDGYLYVSTGDGTGPNPPDILKTGQDISDLLSSVLRIDVDQSAEGKGYAIPTDNPFVDIEDARPEIWAYGFRNPWKMNFDTRSGRLWMGDVGWELWEMVYHVRRGGNYGWSAVEGPQPIHTSVDRGPSPISPPTVAHPHSESASITGGHVYHGTRLGSLSGKYLYGDFETGKMWAVGYDGERVTSQEEIADTTLKLVCFGTDQKSEFYVVGYTPGEIYRLVPNPAAGSPVEFPHKLSETGLLRSVADHTPAEGVIPYSINAEAWADEATAQRYVAIPGDGTVTTKGSPWVFPKDSVLAKTISLDMQPGSDNGRRRIETQILHYDGSAWQGYSYRWNPEQTDATLVAAEGVDVPLDIQDPTAPGGHRQQTWHFSSRTECMRCHNPWAGNALAFNAPQLNRQHHYGAAADNQLRSFAHVDLLDQDLSEPTDKSVLVNPHDPAADQNLRARSYLHTNCAHCHRMHAGSSVLSKMQYDLELPKTTMLNERPSQGTFSIPSARVIAPGDPYRSVLWYRMSKLGRGRMPHIGSTMVDDAGVELIYDWISQLPATTDSESPATATDDHLAAVNNTDTSSEEQAVAVTQLLSTTTGALRALRAVQQSSLGETMRRKIIAQALAHSDSQVRDLFERFLPEEQRVKRLGSIIKPEQILALKGDANRGRMLFEKNASVTCRNCHRIDKTGETLGPDLRKVAQKKTAAQLLEGMLSPSAKIEPEFATFLIETKKGRVFTGIVVSKTDSEIVLKDASLKETRVPVEQVELMEQQTTSLMPELLLRDMPAQEVADLLAYFTSLK